In Pyrus communis chromosome 8, drPyrComm1.1, whole genome shotgun sequence, one genomic interval encodes:
- the LOC137742174 gene encoding transcription elongation factor 1 homolog: MGKRKAKAKPAARKRTDKLDTVFCCPFCNHGSSVECRIDMKNLIGEAICCICQENFSTTVTALTEPIDIYSEWIDECERVNTVDDDGA; the protein is encoded by the exons ATGGGCAAGAGAAAGGCCAAGGCAAAGCCTGCAGCTAGGAAGCGAACGGACAAGCTGGATACAGTTTTCTGTTGCCCTTTCTGCAACCATGGGAGCAGCGTTGAGTGTCGCAT TGACATGAAAAACTTGATTGGCGAGGCTATCTGTTGCATTTGCCAAGAGAATTTCAGCACAACTGTCACAG cTTTGACTGAACCAATAGACAT ATACAGCGAATGGATAGACGAATGCGAGAGGGTCAACACTGTCGATGATGACGGTGCTTAG
- the LOC137742064 gene encoding uncharacterized protein, which yields MGRGKFKGKPTGHRHFSTHEEMVAGSSARPRSFKREEAKEEEVESEEESEEEQEESEKRKGTQGIIEIENPNLVKPKNVKAKNVDIEKTTELSRREREEIEKQKAHERYMRLQEQGKTEQAKKDLERLAMIRQQRAEAAKKREEEKAAKEQKKGEGRK from the exons ATGGGAAGAGGAAAGTTCAAGGGCAAGCCCACCGGCCACCGCCACTTCTCCACTCACGAAGAGATGG TTGCCGGTAGCTCTGCTCGTCCACGTAGTTTTAAAAGG GAAGAAGCCAAAGAGGAGGAAGTAGAGTCTGAAGAGGAATCAGAAGAAGAACAGGAAGAATCCGAA AAACGGAAAGGCACTCAGGGAATCATTGAAATTGAGAATCCCAATCTAGTAAAACCAAAGAATGTAAAGGCTAAAAATGTCGAC ATTGAGAAAACGACTGAACTCTCAAGGCGTGAAAG AGAGGAGATCGAGAAGCAAAAGGCTCATGAGCGATACATGAGGTTGCAGGAACAGGGAAAAACGGAACAAGCAAAAAAGGATTTAG AACGCTTAGCCATGATTCGCCAACAGAGGGCTGAGGCCGCTAAGAAGCGAGAGGAGGAAAAGGCTG CTAAAGAGCAGAAAAAAGGCGAGGGACGCAAGTGA
- the LOC137741927 gene encoding uncharacterized protein: MPSSPVPGVEFVAYLIVMESVSWNYDLFRREFRFGKLYGRLLSQAKFKLYDASQLNLGLRLPANASLCDWLSLCVDQVSSSQFALLLMIIHGIWHARNALLWENKVANPALVSHISKLQLSKFIKARLGLVSRPLQVLKRWSPPLAGWVKINVDGSFLSRSNMGGVGGVFRDKTGSYAGGFVCQIPYASCFTMVKFLAVREGIRWAVERNLDCIIVECDSLQVVQVVGSRF, translated from the exons ATGCCTTCCTCACCGGTTCCTGGAGTAGAGTTCGTTGCATATTTAATTGTCATGGAATCGGTGTCTTGGAACTATGATTTG TTTCGAAGGGAGTTCCGGTTTGGAAAGCTTTATGGAAGGCTACTGTCCCAGGCAAAGTTCAAAT TGTATGATGCCTCTCAACTAAATCTGGGATTGAGACTTCCGGCAAATGCTTCTTTGTGTGATTGGTTGTCATTATGTGTGGATCAGGTTTCTTCAAGTCAGTTTGCGCTACTGCTTATGATTATACATGGCATTTGGCATGCCAGAAATGCCTTGCTTTGGGAGAATAAGGTGGCGAACCCGGCCTTAGTCTCTCATATTTCCAAATTGCAGTTGTCGAAGTTTATTAAAGCTAGGCTTGGCCTTGTTTCACGTCCCCTACAGGTGCTAAAGCGTTGGAGTCCCCCTCTGGCTGGATGGGTGAAAATCAATGTTGATGGTTCTTTCCTTTCTAGGTCGAATATGGGCGGTGTAGGAGGGGTATTTCGTGACAAAACCGGTAGCTATGCTGGAGGTTTTGTTTGCCAAATACCTTATGCATCGTGCTTCACTATGGTAAAGTTTCTGGCAGTCCGTGAGGGAATTCGCTGGGCAGTGGAAAGGAATTTGGATTGCATTATTGTGGAATGTGACTCGTTGCAGGTGGTTCAAGTTGTTGGCAGCCGATTCTAG